Sequence from the Paraburkholderia acidiphila genome:
GACAGCGGGCCAGACGACGATCTTCGTCGATCTCCTGCAATCCACGCCGCCTTCAGAAGTCCAGAACATCTGGTACCAGGTGCGCAAGAACGTGGACGACATGCGCCAAACGCTCCCGGCCGGCACGCTCGGGCCGTTCTTCAACGACGACTTCGGCGACACCTACGGCATCATCTACGGATTCACCGCCGACGGCTACAACATGCGCGAGTTGCGCGACCACGTCGAAGCGATCCGCTCGCGCCTGCTGCTCGTGCCCGACGTTTCGAAGATCGAGGTGCTGGGCGCGCAGGACGAGCAGATCTACATCGAGTTCTCGACCACGCGCCTCGCGGGCTTGCGCCTGGACTACCCGACCATCGTCGCGGCATTGAGAGCGCAAAATCTGATCAGGCCGACCGGCGTCCTGCAAACCGGGCAGGAGCGAGTGTTCTTCAGGGTGACGGGCGCCTTCGACTCCGCACGCGACATCGAGAACGTCAACCTGGTGCTCGGCGGGCGCATCGTTCGTCTGGGCGACATCGCCACGGTGAGACGCGGCTTCGCCGATCCGCCCCAGCCGATGTTCCGTGTGAACGGCAAGCCGGCCATCGGCCTCGCGATCGCGATGCGCGATTCGGGCGACATCCTGGCGCTCGGTCATAACCTGAAGGCCGAGATGGCCGACGCCACCGCGAACCTGCCCGCCGGCATCGAGCCGTTCCTGGTCGCCAACCAGTCGGATACCGTCGATGTCGCGATCAACGACTTCATGGCGTCGCTCTGGCAGGCCATCATCATCATCCTGGTGTGCAGTTTCCTGAGTCTGGGCGTGCGGCCGGGGACGGTGGTGGCCTTGTCGATTCCTCTGACGCTGGCGATCGTATTCGCGATCATGGACGCCGTGCACATCGACTTGCACCGGGTATCGTTAGGGGCACTGATCATTGCGCTGACCTTGCTGGTCGACGACGCCATGACCACGGTCGACGCCATGATCAACCGCCTCGCCGCCGGTGACAGCAAGGATCAGGCCGCGACGTTCGCATACCGCACGCTGGCCGCGCCGATGCTGATCGGCACCCTCGTGTCGATCTCCAGTTTCGTGCCGATTGGCTTCGCAAAGAGTTCGGCGGGCGAATATACGTTCTCCATTTTTGCCGTGGTGGCAATCGCGCTGCTCGCGTCGTGGTTCGGCGCCGTGATTTTCTCGCCGCTGGTCGGTGTGGTGATCCTCAAAGCGCCCAAGCCGGAGAAGGAGCCGCGCAAGCCCGGCAAGATGCTCACGGCCTATGACCGCTTCCTGCGTGGCGCGCTGCGGCTGAAGTGGTTGACGATCGCCATCACGCTCGCGGCGTTCGTGGTGTCGATCTTCCTCGTGCGGTTCGTGCCGCGGCAGTTCTTCCCCGCATCGGATCGGCCCGAACTGACGGTGGATCTGACCTTGCGCCAGAATGCGTCCATCCACGCGACCGAGGCACAAGTCGCGCGCCTTGAAGCGATTTTGAAAAGCGATCCCGATGTCGACCACTTCAGCAGCTATGTGGGCCGCGGCGCCGTGCGCTTTATTCTCACGCTCAATGTTCAGCTGCCCAATCCGTTTTTCGCGCAGATCATCGTGGTCGCGAAAAATCTCGAAGCGCGCGACCGCCTGCAATTGAAGCTGGAGAAAACGCTGAGCGACCAGTTTCCCGGCATCGTCGCCCGCGTGTCGCCGCTGGAGCTGGGGCCACCGGTGGGTTGGCCGCTGCAGTATCGCGTCTCGGGCCCCGACCCGGCGCAGGTGCGCAGGACCGCACTCGATCTGGCCGGTATCGTGGGTTCCGACGAGCGCACGCGCCACATCAATTTCGATTGGATGGAGCCGGCCAGGCAGATTCGCATTCACATCAACCAGGATGAAGCGCGCCAGCTCGGCGTGAGTTCGGCGGCGCTGGCCGCGATCATGAACACCGTGATTACCGGCACGCCGCTCACGCAGATACGCGACGACATCTACCTCGTCAACGTCGTGGCGCGCGCGCAGGAAGAGCAGCCGCTGACGGTTCAATCATTGAGTACGTTGCAGGTGCCCACGCCGAGCGGCCGGATGGTGCCGCTCAGCCAGTTCGCGACGTTCACGGAGGAGCAGGAGTCGCCGCTGGTATGGCGGCGAAACCGCGTTCCGACGCTCACCGTGCGCGCCGACGTGATGCATGGCGCGCTGCCCGACGATGTCGTCGCAACGCTCGCGCCGAAGATCGCCGATTTCAACGCGAAGCTGCCCAAGGGCTACCACGTCGCGACCGGCGGCATCTTCGAGGAAAGCGCAATTTCGCAAGCGTCGGTGTTCGCCGTGATCCCGGTGATGATCGTGCTGATGCTCACGAGCATGATGGTGCTGCTGGTGAGCTTCAAGCGGCTGGCGATGGTGGTCTCGGTGATGCCGTTGGGCCTGATAGGCGTGGTGCTCGCGCTGCTGATCTTCAACCGGCCGCTGGGTTTCGTCGCCATTCTGGGCATTCTCGCGTTGATCGGCATGATCGCGAAGAACGGCCTGATCCTGATCGTGCAGATCGAGACCTATCGGCAAGAGGGGATGGGCGTGCTCGAGGCCGTGGTTGCCTCGGGCACGTCGCGCATACGGCCCATGATGCTGACCTCGATCTCGACCGTGCTCGGCCTGATCCCGATCGCGCCCACGGTGTTCTGGGGCGCCATGGCCTTCGCGATCATGGGCGGGTTGCTGGTGGCGACGCTGCTGACCCTGGTGTTCCTGCCGGCGCTGTACATGGTGGTGTTCGGCAAGGAAGACCAGCCGGCATCGCATTCGGGTGCGGCGAGCGGGGCGGTGTAAGCCGCGTGGGGCCGATTCCATCCGGGACCCTGCGCCATGTTCGCGCTCGCTGGATTTCCGTAGAGGAGGCGCTTCGTTCATGAGCACACCATCGCTGCGTGCTTTTCTGCTCGACTGGCGTTCGCATTGGCGCGTCGCGCTGGCGCGCGCGCTGTGTTTTCTGGCGCTATGGATCATTCTGATGCCGAGCGTGAAGCCGGCCGATCTCGCCTGCGGCCTGATCGCGACGTTCGTCGCGACACAGATGAGCCTGCGTCTCCAGCCTCCCGCCGCAGGCATGTTGCGCCTTGGCGCTTTACTCGTCTTCGCGCCGCATTTTCTCTTGCAGTCGCTGCTTGCGGGCATCGACGTGGCGCGCCGCGCATTGGACCCGCGCCTGCCCTTGCGGCCGGGTATCGTGGTCTATCGGGTCGGCTTTCCGCCGGGCACGGCCCGCAACGGATTCGCCATCATCACGAGTCTCCTGCCGGGGTCGCTTCCGGTAGACGAGACCGCGGACGGGCTCGTCTACCACTGCCTCGACATTTCGCAGCCCGTTGCCGCGCAGTTGGCAGACGAAGAACGGCGCCTGGCGGGCGCTTTGGTGGGCGCTTCGGTCAGCGGTGAACGTCATGGCTGACGTGCTCATTGCCGTTTGCGCGGTGGTGCTGCTGATGGTGGCCGTGGGCTTGTTGACCGTGCTGCGCGGGCCCACGCGCGCCGACCGCATGATGGCCGCGCAACTGTTCGGCACCGGAGGGATCGCGGCCTTGCTGCTGGTGGGCACGGCAAGCGGCGTCGAGGCGGTCGTGGATGTCGCGTTGACGCTTGCCGTGCTCGCGGCGTTCGCCTCGGTGGCCTTCGTCAAGGCCGATCGTCAGGCGCAAGGCGATATCGTGAAGGAGGACCGGAAATGAAAACCGCAGCCGATATCTTCACGATCGCCGCGATGCTGGCGGGCATTGTCTTCTTCGTGGCCGGTACGGTCGGGCTGCTGCGCTTCCCCGATACCTACACGCGGCTGCACGCGTTGACCAAGGCCGACAACCTGGGCCTCGGCATGGTGGTGCTGGGTCTCGTGCCGCAGACGGGGCATATCGTGATCGCCCTCAAGCTGATCGTGGTCTGGCTGCTGGTGATGCTGACGTCGTCCGATGTGTCGCAGCTCATCGCGCGCGCCGCGCGCCGCCAGGAGGAGGGCACATGATCACCGCCATCTCCGTCGGCATCGGGGTTCTGCTGCTGGCGCTCGCGCTCTGGACCATCGTTGTGCGCGATACGTTCGCCGCGGTCGCCGGGTTCATTCCGTATGGCCTGCTGCTCACGCTGGCCTGGCTGGTGCTGCGCGCAGTCGACGTGGCGTTGACCGAAGCGGCCATCGGTGCGGGCTTGACCGGCGCGCTGCTGATCCGCGCGGCTTCGCGGCTGCAGCCAACGGAAGCGGCCGCCCGCGCCGAGGAGCCGGGTCTCGCGATGCGTGTCCTGGCGGGAGCCGTCTCCGCGTGCGTCGCCATCGTGATTGCCGCTTGCCTGTGGAATTTGCCGGACCCCGCTCCGACGCTCGCGCCGGAGGTGGCGCAACACATTCAGGCGACTGGCGTCGGCAATCCGATCACGGCAGTCCTGCTGTCGTTCCGCGCGATCGACACGCTGCTGGAAGCGATCGTGCTGCTGCTGGGCGTGGTCGGCGTCTGGTCGCTGGCGCCGGACCGCTTCTGGGGCGGCAGGCCGGGACTCGCGCAGGTGGTGAGCCCCAACGACATTCTGGTGTACCTCGCACGCGTATTGCCGCCGATAGGCGTCGTGATCGGCATCTACATTTTCTGGGTCGGCGCCGATCATCCGGGCGGCAAATTCCAGGGCGCCACGGTGATTGCCGCAATGTGGCTGCTCGTCATGATGTCCGGTCTGCGCGATGCGCCGCCGATCAGCCGGCGCTGGTTGCGCGCCGTGCTGATCCTCGGGCCAGCTGTGTTCATCGCGCTTGGCCTGCTCGGCGCCGTCATGGCGGGAGCGCTTCTGGCGTACCCCGATGGCCGGGCGAAGCTGTGGATCATCGTCATTGAAGCCGCGCTGTTGCCTTCGCTTGCCGTGACCCTGGTGCTCCTGCTGGTCGGGCCACCCCAGCGGCCGGAGATGAGCCCATGAACGTCTCGCAGTTGTTCGGCTTGACGGCTGCCGCCCTCGTGGGTCTGGGCCTGTACGGCCTGATCGTCAACCCGCAGCCTTTGCGCAAGGTGCTGGCCTTCAATCTCACGGGCAATGGCGTTTTTCTGGCCTGTGCCGTGATCGCGCATCGAGGCGCCGGCGCGGGCATGTCCGGCGATCCGGTGCCGCAGGCGCTGTTGATCACGGCGATCGTCGTGTCGTTCGCCGCTTCCGCGCTGGCAGTCGGGCTCATGCTGCGCAGGTTCTCGGAAACGGGTTCGAATTCGCTTTCGGCGGAAGGCGATGCAGCGTCGGGCGGGGCGCGCGCCAGGACGGAGGCCACGTGACGACGCTGGCGCTCGCGGGGCAGTCGACGCCGGGCGGCCTGCTGCTCGCGCTCGCCATCTTGTTGCCTTTTGCCGGGATGATGGCGGCCCTGGCGCTCGGCGGGCGCCTCGCGCAACGTGTGGCCTGGGTGACGATTGCCTTCGGTTTCGGCGTCGTGCTGGAGATTGCGGCCAGGCTGCTGGTCTCGGGCGACGCATTGCGATATCTGCTGGGCGGCTGGTCGCCGCCACTGGGCGTCATGCTTCGCGCGGACGGCCTCTCGGTTTGCATGATGCTGGTGGTCGCCGTAGTCGTGGCCGCAGTGGCCATTTACGCCAACGGCGATTTCGGCACGCCGTCCGGCACGACCGAGGCGCGCGCGCCGTTGTCATTCTGGTTGCTGCTGCTCGCGGTATGGGGGGCGCTCAATCTGGTCTTCGTCAGCGGAGACATTTTCACGCTCTACGTCGCGCTCGAACTGCTGACTTTTGCCGGTGTGCCTCTGGTGTCCCTCGATGGCCGCGCCGAAACGTTACTGGCCGCACTGCGCTATCTGCTGTACGCGCTGATCGGATCGATGCTGTATCTGCTGGGTGTCTTTCTGCTCTATGGCGCCTACGGCACGCTGGACATCGCGCTGCTTGCCGGGAGGATCGGCGCCCAGCCGCTGGCCTGGACGGCGTTGGCGCTGATGACGGCAGGCATGCTCGCCAAAACCGCGCTGTTCCCGCTGCATCTGTGGCTGCCGCCTGCGCACGCGGGCGCGCCCGCCGCCGCAAGCGCGCTGCTGTCGGCATTGGTCATCAAGGGATCGTGGTTCGTGGTGGTGCGGTTGTGGCTCGATGTCTTTGCCGGCATCGTCAGCGTATCGTGCGCGCAACTGCTGGCGGCGCTGGGCGCGATGGCCATCCTCTTCGGCAACGTCGTGGCGCTGCGCCAGGCGCGCCTGAAACTCCTGATCGCCTACTCGACGGTTGCGCAGATCGGCTATCTGTTCCTGCTGTTCCCGCTCGCCGTGCAGCACGAAGGCGCCCGGGCCGTCACGGGCGGCCTGCTGCAGGCCATCTCGCACGCGAGCGCCAAAGCGGCCATGTTCCTCGCGGCGGGGCTGATCTACAGCACACTCGGTCATGACCGCCTGGCCGACCTGCGCGGCGCAGCCCGCGCCTTGCCCATGACGCTGACGGCATTCGCGCTGGCCGGCGCCACATTGATCGGCTTGCCGCCTTCCGGTGGCTTCCTGGCCAAGTGGCTGCTGATGTCGGCGGCGCTCGCGACGGGGCAATGGTGGTGGGCGCTGGTGATGCTGGCGGGCGGCCTGCTCACGAGCGTCTATGTCTTCATGGTGGTGGTGCGCGCGATGGAGCCCGCCGCGCCCGGCTGGTCGCCGCAACGGCAGGTGCCGCGTTACCAGCAGCTCGCGGTGCTCGGCCTCGCAACGTGTTCGTTCCTGCTTGGCCTCGCCGTGCTGCTGCCGGTCGACGTGGCGCAGATTGGACGCACCGTGATGCCGCCTGCGGGGTTGCCATGAACATCTCCCAAGGTCTGCTCGCCGCAGCCGTCGGCCTGCCGTTGCTGATGCTGCTGCTGTGCGCGTCGGCGCCTGTTCGCGGGCGCTTGCCTGCATGGTTCGCGATTGCGCCGCTGCCCGCATTGGCGGCGGCAGTCGGGGCGGGGCAGGGCGAAACGCTGACGCTCGGGCACAGCCGGTTCGCCCTGCGTTTTGCGCTCGACACGCCTGGCGCGTTGCTGCTCGGCACGGCGGCGCTGTTGTGGCTCTTCGCCGGCATCTATGCCGCGCGATATGTACGGGGCCGCGAAGATGCCGATGGGTTCGTCGTCTGCTGGTTCATGACTCTGACCGGCAGCGTGGGCGTGTTTCTGGTGGCCGATCTGATTGGTTTCTATCTGATGCTGGCGGTATTGAGTGTCGGCGCCAGCGGGCTCGTGCTGCAGGGCGACGGGCCCGAAGCGCGATACGCGGGCGCGCTTTATCTTGGCGTTGCATTGCTGGCCGAGGCATTCGTGCTAGGAGGGTTGGTCCTGCTGGCCCAGGCGACGCCCGGAGGGAGCCTGCTGATACGCGATGCGGCGGCGGCCTTGCCGGGTTCGCCGTGGCGCGACGCCACCTTGCTCTTGCTGCTGGTTGGCCTCGGCATGAAGGCCGGGATGGTGCCGTTGCACTTCTGGATGCCGCATGCCTATCGCGCGGCGCCGGTTCCAGCGGCGGCGGTGATGAGCGGCGCGGTGGTCAAGGCCAGTGTGATCGCGCTGGTCCGCTTTCTGCCATTCACTTCCCACGCCGCATGGCCGCAATTCGGCATCCCATTCGCGGCGCTGGGCATGTTCGGCGCGTTCTACGGCGTGGCGATCGGCATCACCCAGCTAGAGCCGAAGGTCGTGCTGGCGTACTCCAGCGTGAGCCAGATGGGCTTCCTGATGGCCGTGATCGGCATGGGGCTGGCCGCAGGCGACCCCGCTACCGTGGTGGCGGCCGCTTACTATGCCGCGCACCATCTGCTGGTGAAAGGCACGTTGTTTCTGGCCGTGGGCGTGGTCGCGTTGACGGGCGCCGGATCGTTGCGCCTCGTGCAGGTGCCCACGGCAGTCATCGCGCTTGGCCTCGGCGGCTTGCCGTTGACCGGCGGCGCACTGGCCAAATACGCGGCCAAGGACCTGTTGTCCGGCGATCTGGCCAGCTGGCTGGCTGCGGCGTCTTCAGCCGCGACCACGTTGCTGATGCTGCATTTCGTGCGCTGCCTCGGCGCGATGGCCACGACCCACTACAACGCGCGCGCGCCGGGGCCGTTCCGGGGCGCGTGGCTGGCCATGGTGGTGGCCTCGCTGGCCGTTCCGTGGGTGCTGTATCTGCGGATTCCGGTAGGCTGGCTACCGCAGGCCCTGGCGCCCGCGGCGCTGTGGTCGGCGCTCTGGCCGGTACTCGTTGGCGCGGTGCTCGCGCTTGGCTGGAGCCGATGGGGCAAAACAGTGCCGTCCGTGCCCGTGGGCGATATCGGCGGGCTTTTGCGCGGAATGCAACGAGGCGGCGCGCGGGCGGCGCGAATCGCGGTGTGTACCGATGCATTCGTGCGCGGCTGGTCCGTGTCCTGTCTGACGCTGCTGCTCGCCGCGCTGCTGTTCGGTGGCCTGCTGGCGATGGCGGTCTGATGTGCATGGCGCAAACGACCGCACCGCCTGCGCATACGGGACGCGCGCGCAGCAGAACCTGGAGTCCGTCATGAGAACGCTGACGTGTACTGCGATACTTGCGGCCGCAACCAGTTGCCTGGTCGGCTGCTTCAGCGTGGGTCCCGATTACAGCCGCCCCGAGGTGCCGGTGCCCGCAACGTGGCGGGTCGATTTGCCCGCGGCTGAAGCAGTCGTGAACACGGCGTGGTGGGAGCAGTTCGACGATCCGGTGTTGAACGATCTGATTCAATCCGCCCTGGCGGGCAATCTGGATGTGCGGATCGCGGCAGCGCGTATCGACCAGTTCATCGGAGTGTTGCGCGCCGCGCGCTCGCAGGGCCTGCCGCAGGTCGGTTATGGCGCCAACGTGAGCCGCAACCGGACCAGCGAGGTCGGCATGCCGCCGCTTTCGCCCTTGCTCGAACCCGTATTCAATCTCTATCAGGGCTCGCTGTCCGCTTCCTGGCAAATCGACCTGTTCGGCCGGGTACGACGCCTGACCGAAGCCGCACAGGCACAGGTCTATGCGAGCGAACAGGCCCAGCGCGGCGTCGTGCTCTCGCTGGTGACAGGCGTGGCGACCAGCTACATCACGCTGCGCGGACTCGACCGGCAACTCGAAATCGCGCAGGCAACCGCGAGCAACTTCGGCGAAACGTTGCGGATTTTCGAGCTGCGCTACCGCAAGGGCCTCGTGTCCCAGACGGAGCTGTCGCAGGTGCAGTCGCAGTACAAGCTCGCACAGTCCACGATACCGGCCATCGAGCAGCAGATCGCCATCGTGGAAAACGGTATATCCATTCTGCTGGGCCGCAATCCTGGGCCGATTCCACGCGGCAAGTCGGTGAGCGAACTGGTGCTGCCCGTCATCCCGGCGGATTTGCCTTCGACACTGCTCGAGCGCCGGCCCGATATTCTGCAGGCCGAACAAAATCTGGTCGCCGCCAATGCGAATGTCGGCGCCGCGCGCGCACTTTACTATCCGACCATCTCGCTCACGGGCGCGCTGGGTTCGGTCAGCACGGCCTTCGGCGACTTCCTTTCCGGGCCCGCTGCGCTCTGGTCGGTTGCAGCGGGTGTGACCGGGCCGATCTTCACGGCGGGAGCGATTGGCGGCCAGGTGCAGTCGGCCGAGGCGCAAAAGCGCCAGGCCGAACTCGTCTACCGGCAGACGGTGCTGGGCGCGTTCAACGACACCAACAATGCGCTCGTCAGCTCACAGAAGACCAACGAGCAGACCGGGCTTCAGCAGCAGCGCGTCGACGCGTTGCGCGAATACGCGCGCTTCTCGCGGCTCAAGTTCGAAGACGGTCTGATTGGCTATCTCGAAGTGCTGATTTCCGAAAACGATCTGTTCTCCGCCGAGCTTGCCCTCGCCAGCCTGCAGGCCTCGCGCTACAACCAGGTGATCAGCGTGTATCAGGCCATGGGCGGCGGATGGGTGGATATCGCCGATTCGCGTACGCCCGTGTCCTTGAGCGCCGAACGCAAGGTCAATGCCGCGCAGGGCAGGTGAATTCGCACAGATTCCCGGGACCAGGTCGCGCGTTCGCGGCAGTACGCCGTATTGCTCTTTCACAGGCGGCCTATACTCTGATGGCCTGCTGGTGAGCCGTTGCTTCCGAGAGAAAACCAATGCTACGCACGTCGCTGAAGGTAATAAAAATAGGGGTGTCGATTCTGGTCGTGCTCGCGCTGCTCGCACTGGGGTTGCGGGCCTGGGTTTCGCTGCGCGGCCCGGAACTATCGGTCTGGCACACCTACGTACCGCACGAGATGAGCGTTGCAGAAATGGACGCCGGCGACTGGAATGCGTACATGCGGGAGGAGGCGCGGCTGTTCGAGGATGTGCGCGTCAACGTCGTCGAAAAGGTCAAGGTATCCGAGCGTGTCCCGTCGAACCGCTACTACGAAGGCTCGCCGATTTATCCGGAGCACTTCGCTCAGGACTGGAACCGCTCGTACATACTGGAACCTCAAGGACCGCCGGTGGGCGCGGTGGTGCTGCTGCATGGCATGACGGACTCGCCCTATAGCTTGCGGCACATCGCGCGCAATTATCGCGACCGGGGCTTTGTCGCGATCGCCATCCGCTTGCCTGGCCACGGTACCGTGCCTGCGGGACTGACCAACGTCACATGGCAGGACTGGGCCGCGGCCACGCGGCTCGCGGTTCGCGAAGCGCGCCGGCGCGTGGGCCCGGACAAGCCGCTCGAACTGATCGGCTTTTCGAACGGCGGCGCGCTTGCCCTGCAGTATGCAATGGACGCCATCGAGAATCCCGCGCTCACGCGTCCCACCCGGCTCGTGCTCATCTCGCCGATGATCGGCGTCACGCGTTACGCGCGGTTTGCGGGTCTCGTGGGACTGCCCGCGGTATTGCCCGCGTTCGCGCGGGCCG
This genomic interval carries:
- a CDS encoding proton-conducting transporter transmembrane domain-containing protein, with the translated sequence MLLLCASAPVRGRLPAWFAIAPLPALAAAVGAGQGETLTLGHSRFALRFALDTPGALLLGTAALLWLFAGIYAARYVRGREDADGFVVCWFMTLTGSVGVFLVADLIGFYLMLAVLSVGASGLVLQGDGPEARYAGALYLGVALLAEAFVLGGLVLLAQATPGGSLLIRDAAAALPGSPWRDATLLLLLVGLGMKAGMVPLHFWMPHAYRAAPVPAAAVMSGAVVKASVIALVRFLPFTSHAAWPQFGIPFAALGMFGAFYGVAIGITQLEPKVVLAYSSVSQMGFLMAVIGMGLAAGDPATVVAAAYYAAHHLLVKGTLFLAVGVVALTGAGSLRLVQVPTAVIALGLGGLPLTGGALAKYAAKDLLSGDLASWLAAASSAATTLLMLHFVRCLGAMATTHYNARAPGPFRGAWLAMVVASLAVPWVLYLRIPVGWLPQALAPAALWSALWPVLVGAVLALGWSRWGKTVPSVPVGDIGGLLRGMQRGGARAARIAVCTDAFVRGWSVSCLTLLLAALLFGGLLAMAV
- a CDS encoding efflux RND transporter permease subunit, which produces MIGPNLSEWALSKRPLVVFLMIAALVAGTLSFLQLGRAEDPVFTFRTMIVAAAWPGATVDDTLSQVTERLERTLQETRHLDRIRSYTTAGQTTIFVDLLQSTPPSEVQNIWYQVRKNVDDMRQTLPAGTLGPFFNDDFGDTYGIIYGFTADGYNMRELRDHVEAIRSRLLLVPDVSKIEVLGAQDEQIYIEFSTTRLAGLRLDYPTIVAALRAQNLIRPTGVLQTGQERVFFRVTGAFDSARDIENVNLVLGGRIVRLGDIATVRRGFADPPQPMFRVNGKPAIGLAIAMRDSGDILALGHNLKAEMADATANLPAGIEPFLVANQSDTVDVAINDFMASLWQAIIIILVCSFLSLGVRPGTVVALSIPLTLAIVFAIMDAVHIDLHRVSLGALIIALTLLVDDAMTTVDAMINRLAAGDSKDQAATFAYRTLAAPMLIGTLVSISSFVPIGFAKSSAGEYTFSIFAVVAIALLASWFGAVIFSPLVGVVILKAPKPEKEPRKPGKMLTAYDRFLRGALRLKWLTIAITLAAFVVSIFLVRFVPRQFFPASDRPELTVDLTLRQNASIHATEAQVARLEAILKSDPDVDHFSSYVGRGAVRFILTLNVQLPNPFFAQIIVVAKNLEARDRLQLKLEKTLSDQFPGIVARVSPLELGPPVGWPLQYRVSGPDPAQVRRTALDLAGIVGSDERTRHINFDWMEPARQIRIHINQDEARQLGVSSAALAAIMNTVITGTPLTQIRDDIYLVNVVARAQEEQPLTVQSLSTLQVPTPSGRMVPLSQFATFTEEQESPLVWRRNRVPTLTVRADVMHGALPDDVVATLAPKIADFNAKLPKGYHVATGGIFEESAISQASVFAVIPVMIVLMLTSMMVLLVSFKRLAMVVSVMPLGLIGVVLALLIFNRPLGFVAILGILALIGMIAKNGLILIVQIETYRQEGMGVLEAVVASGTSRIRPMMLTSISTVLGLIPIAPTVFWGAMAFAIMGGLLVATLLTLVFLPALYMVVFGKEDQPASHSGAASGAV
- a CDS encoding complex I subunit 5 family protein, with the protein product MTTLALAGQSTPGGLLLALAILLPFAGMMAALALGGRLAQRVAWVTIAFGFGVVLEIAARLLVSGDALRYLLGGWSPPLGVMLRADGLSVCMMLVVAVVVAAVAIYANGDFGTPSGTTEARAPLSFWLLLLAVWGALNLVFVSGDIFTLYVALELLTFAGVPLVSLDGRAETLLAALRYLLYALIGSMLYLLGVFLLYGAYGTLDIALLAGRIGAQPLAWTALALMTAGMLAKTALFPLHLWLPPAHAGAPAAASALLSALVIKGSWFVVVRLWLDVFAGIVSVSCAQLLAALGAMAILFGNVVALRQARLKLLIAYSTVAQIGYLFLLFPLAVQHEGARAVTGGLLQAISHASAKAAMFLAAGLIYSTLGHDRLADLRGAARALPMTLTAFALAGATLIGLPPSGGFLAKWLLMSAALATGQWWWALVMLAGGLLTSVYVFMVVVRAMEPAAPGWSPQRQVPRYQQLAVLGLATCSFLLGLAVLLPVDVAQIGRTVMPPAGLP
- a CDS encoding NADH-quinone oxidoreductase subunit K, whose product is MNVSQLFGLTAAALVGLGLYGLIVNPQPLRKVLAFNLTGNGVFLACAVIAHRGAGAGMSGDPVPQALLITAIVVSFAASALAVGLMLRRFSETGSNSLSAEGDAASGGARARTEAT
- the mnhG gene encoding monovalent cation/H(+) antiporter subunit G gives rise to the protein MKTAADIFTIAAMLAGIVFFVAGTVGLLRFPDTYTRLHALTKADNLGLGMVVLGLVPQTGHIVIALKLIVVWLLVMLTSSDVSQLIARAARRQEEGT
- a CDS encoding efflux transporter outer membrane subunit, whose translation is MRTLTCTAILAAATSCLVGCFSVGPDYSRPEVPVPATWRVDLPAAEAVVNTAWWEQFDDPVLNDLIQSALAGNLDVRIAAARIDQFIGVLRAARSQGLPQVGYGANVSRNRTSEVGMPPLSPLLEPVFNLYQGSLSASWQIDLFGRVRRLTEAAQAQVYASEQAQRGVVLSLVTGVATSYITLRGLDRQLEIAQATASNFGETLRIFELRYRKGLVSQTELSQVQSQYKLAQSTIPAIEQQIAIVENGISILLGRNPGPIPRGKSVSELVLPVIPADLPSTLLERRPDILQAEQNLVAANANVGAARALYYPTISLTGALGSVSTAFGDFLSGPAALWSVAAGVTGPIFTAGAIGGQVQSAEAQKRQAELVYRQTVLGAFNDTNNALVSSQKTNEQTGLQQQRVDALREYARFSRLKFEDGLIGYLEVLISENDLFSAELALASLQASRYNQVISVYQAMGGGWVDIADSRTPVSLSAERKVNAAQGR
- a CDS encoding Na+/H+ antiporter subunit E codes for the protein MSTPSLRAFLLDWRSHWRVALARALCFLALWIILMPSVKPADLACGLIATFVATQMSLRLQPPAAGMLRLGALLVFAPHFLLQSLLAGIDVARRALDPRLPLRPGIVVYRVGFPPGTARNGFAIITSLLPGSLPVDETADGLVYHCLDISQPVAAQLADEERRLAGALVGASVSGERHG
- a CDS encoding hydrogenase subunit MbhD domain-containing protein, with the protein product MITAISVGIGVLLLALALWTIVVRDTFAAVAGFIPYGLLLTLAWLVLRAVDVALTEAAIGAGLTGALLIRAASRLQPTEAAARAEEPGLAMRVLAGAVSACVAIVIAACLWNLPDPAPTLAPEVAQHIQATGVGNPITAVLLSFRAIDTLLEAIVLLLGVVGVWSLAPDRFWGGRPGLAQVVSPNDILVYLARVLPPIGVVIGIYIFWVGADHPGGKFQGATVIAAMWLLVMMSGLRDAPPISRRWLRAVLILGPAVFIALGLLGAVMAGALLAYPDGRAKLWIIVIEAALLPSLAVTLVLLLVGPPQRPEMSP
- a CDS encoding monovalent cation/H+ antiporter complex subunit F; the protein is MADVLIAVCAVVLLMVAVGLLTVLRGPTRADRMMAAQLFGTGGIAALLLVGTASGVEAVVDVALTLAVLAAFASVAFVKADRQAQGDIVKEDRK